A genome region from Microcella alkaliphila includes the following:
- a CDS encoding CDP-alcohol phosphatidyltransferase family protein codes for MVTSIRWGLVSIIVGLLVAGAPSATAIIGLAIIALSLDGVDGKLARRQRLESRFGAACDMEVDSVFALVLAALAALGPYARRRRSSSSLERSGDGDGAVIRSLFRGTTLAFTAPFAIG; via the coding sequence GTGGTCACGAGCATCCGCTGGGGGCTCGTCTCGATCATCGTCGGGCTGCTCGTTGCGGGAGCTCCGTCAGCGACGGCAATCATCGGGCTCGCGATCATCGCGCTCAGTCTCGACGGGGTGGATGGCAAGCTGGCTCGCCGGCAGCGGCTCGAGTCCCGCTTCGGCGCAGCGTGCGACATGGAGGTCGACTCGGTCTTCGCCCTCGTGCTTGCCGCACTCGCGGCGCTGGGGCCGTACGCGCGCCGACGCAGGAGCTCGAGTTCCCTCGAACGTTCCGGCGACGGCGACGGCGCAGTCATACGCTCATTATTCCGCGGAACGACGCTCGCGTTCACTGCACCCTTCGCGATCGGATAG
- a CDS encoding ribokinase, giving the protein MSASLIVLGSANTDYTVVVDRHPQPGETLLGGDVVVATGGKGANQALAAARSGAMPVFVGAVGDDAGGHAMLDALGAGGVDVSSVARFSDAPTGVALITVSRDGENTIVVAPGANGRLDADAVATTITELAGPGTVLLSQLEVPLGVVHAAARAVVGAGGRVALNLSPARDIPDELLELCDPLVVNESEARAVGASSFTDVEGALSAAQSLASRCRSVIITLGGDGAVWCDAAASGHVAAPRVEVVDTTGAGDAFVGAVCAELADGAELAAAVAAGVRSGAAAVQWRGAQPPTH; this is encoded by the coding sequence ATGAGCGCCTCCCTCATCGTTCTCGGTTCGGCGAACACCGACTACACGGTCGTCGTCGACCGCCATCCCCAGCCGGGTGAGACCCTGCTCGGCGGCGACGTCGTCGTCGCGACGGGGGGCAAAGGCGCGAACCAGGCGCTTGCCGCGGCCCGCTCGGGCGCCATGCCCGTCTTCGTCGGCGCCGTCGGCGACGACGCGGGGGGCCATGCCATGCTCGACGCTCTTGGAGCAGGCGGTGTCGACGTATCGAGCGTCGCCCGGTTCAGCGACGCACCGACCGGCGTTGCGCTCATCACCGTCTCACGCGACGGCGAGAACACGATCGTGGTCGCGCCCGGCGCGAACGGTCGCCTCGACGCGGATGCGGTGGCCACCACGATCACTGAGCTCGCCGGCCCCGGCACGGTCCTGCTCAGCCAGCTCGAGGTGCCGCTCGGTGTCGTCCACGCCGCCGCACGCGCGGTCGTCGGAGCCGGCGGCCGCGTCGCGCTGAACCTCTCCCCCGCCCGCGACATCCCCGACGAACTGCTCGAGCTGTGCGACCCGCTCGTCGTCAACGAGAGCGAAGCGCGGGCGGTGGGCGCCTCATCCTTCACCGATGTCGAAGGCGCCCTGTCGGCCGCGCAATCCCTCGCCAGCCGCTGCCGAAGCGTCATCATCACGCTCGGCGGTGACGGCGCGGTGTGGTGCGACGCTGCCGCGAGCGGCCATGTGGCCGCGCCCCGTGTCGAGGTTGTCGACACGACCGGGGCGGGCGACGCGTTCGTCGGCGCGGTCTGCGCAGAGCTCGCGGATGGCGCGGAACTCGCCGCCGCCGTCGCCGCCGGTGTGCGCTCCGGCGCAGCCGCCGTGCAGTGGCGCGGGGCGCAGCCTCCGACCCACTAG
- a CDS encoding carbon-nitrogen hydrolase family protein yields the protein MSETLRVAVAQFAPGPARDENLAGVVQLVREAAREGAELVVLPEYSAFFGGKMGPHWVAAAEALDGPFVAGLADIARSNGVVVVAGMLETASRDDRFRNTIVALGADGSLLSVTRKLHLYDAFGQTESDWAEPGDIVGAESFDVGGVPVGVQTCYDLRFPEVTRRLVDAGAELVLVPAEWVAGPDKRHAWRTLAAARAIENTVYLAAADHPPPVGVGASLIIDPLGRELAFVDDEVGVAAATIDRAEVVRVRAVNPALALRRFRVEPV from the coding sequence ATGAGCGAAACACTGCGCGTCGCCGTCGCCCAGTTCGCGCCGGGGCCAGCCCGCGACGAGAACCTCGCCGGCGTCGTGCAGCTCGTGCGCGAGGCCGCTCGTGAGGGTGCCGAACTCGTCGTGCTGCCCGAGTACTCGGCGTTCTTCGGCGGAAAGATGGGACCACACTGGGTCGCCGCCGCCGAGGCTCTCGACGGGCCGTTCGTGGCGGGGCTTGCCGACATCGCGCGGTCGAACGGCGTTGTCGTCGTCGCCGGGATGCTCGAAACGGCCTCGCGGGACGATCGCTTCCGCAACACCATCGTCGCGCTCGGCGCCGACGGCTCACTGCTCAGCGTCACTCGCAAACTGCACCTGTATGACGCCTTCGGCCAGACCGAGTCGGACTGGGCGGAACCCGGCGACATCGTCGGCGCCGAATCCTTCGACGTCGGGGGAGTGCCGGTCGGCGTGCAGACCTGCTACGACCTGCGGTTCCCCGAGGTGACCAGGCGCCTCGTTGACGCGGGAGCTGAGCTTGTGCTCGTGCCCGCCGAGTGGGTGGCCGGGCCCGACAAGCGGCACGCCTGGCGCACGCTGGCCGCCGCCCGCGCCATCGAGAACACCGTGTACCTCGCAGCGGCAGATCACCCGCCGCCCGTCGGGGTGGGGGCGAGCCTCATCATCGACCCGCTCGGCCGCGAGCTCGCGTTCGTCGACGATGAGGTCGGTGTCGCTGCGGCGACGATCGACCGTGCCGAGGTCGTCCGGGTGAGGGCCGTCAACCCGGCGCTCGCCCTGCGCCGCTTCCGGGTCGAGCCCGTTTAG
- a CDS encoding aminotransferase class I/II-fold pyridoxal phosphate-dependent enzyme: MTTPPWLRAIDAAGLRDADGTVRATVFAEMSALAAQHDAINLGQGYPDEDAPAPVTEAAIAAIRAGLNQYPPGRGTPELRRAVAEHRERFFGERRDPDTEVLITAGATEAIAAAMLALVSAGDEVVTLSPFYDAYAAMVGLTGARHVAIPLEGDDFQPTAAAIDAAIGPNTRVVLLNNPHNPTGSVIAPELLERIVAAAARHDAIIVSDEVYEHLVFDDAPFTPIASIPGAAERSLTISSAAKTFRVTGWKVGWMTGPAHLIDAAMGVKQYLTYVNGAPFQPAVAVGLGLGDDYFDDQRRTLAARRDRLSAGLAAAGFAVSPSRGSYFVVADAAPLGVTDANRYARDLTVERGVAAIPLSAFDPRSRDARIHSSLRFAFCRTDAQIDEAVRRLTSGR, encoded by the coding sequence ATGACCACACCGCCGTGGCTGCGCGCCATCGACGCCGCAGGCCTTCGTGATGCCGATGGCACCGTCCGCGCGACGGTCTTCGCCGAGATGAGCGCCCTCGCAGCCCAGCACGACGCGATCAACCTGGGGCAGGGCTATCCCGACGAGGATGCTCCGGCCCCCGTAACCGAGGCCGCGATCGCTGCCATCCGCGCGGGCCTCAACCAGTACCCGCCTGGTCGCGGCACCCCGGAGCTGCGCCGCGCCGTCGCCGAACACCGCGAACGGTTCTTCGGCGAGCGCCGCGACCCCGACACGGAGGTGCTCATCACCGCCGGAGCCACAGAGGCGATCGCGGCCGCGATGCTCGCCCTCGTGAGCGCGGGTGATGAGGTCGTCACCCTCTCCCCCTTCTACGACGCCTACGCCGCCATGGTCGGTCTCACGGGAGCCCGACACGTCGCGATCCCGCTTGAGGGGGACGACTTCCAGCCCACAGCCGCGGCGATCGACGCAGCGATCGGCCCGAACACGCGCGTCGTGCTGCTCAACAACCCGCACAACCCGACGGGTTCGGTGATCGCCCCCGAGCTGCTCGAGCGCATCGTCGCCGCGGCGGCCCGGCACGACGCGATCATCGTCAGCGACGAGGTGTACGAGCACCTCGTGTTCGACGACGCGCCGTTTACGCCGATCGCGAGCATCCCGGGCGCGGCCGAGCGCAGCCTCACGATTTCGAGCGCCGCGAAGACGTTCCGCGTAACCGGCTGGAAGGTCGGCTGGATGACCGGGCCCGCCCACCTGATCGACGCGGCGATGGGGGTCAAGCAGTACCTGACGTACGTGAACGGGGCGCCCTTCCAGCCGGCGGTCGCTGTCGGCCTCGGGCTCGGCGACGACTACTTCGACGATCAGCGCCGCACGCTTGCCGCCCGGCGCGACCGCCTGAGCGCGGGGCTCGCCGCGGCGGGCTTCGCCGTCTCCCCCAGTCGGGGCTCCTACTTTGTGGTGGCCGACGCCGCCCCGCTGGGGGTGACCGACGCGAATCGCTACGCCCGCGACCTGACGGTCGAGCGGGGGGTGGCGGCGATTCCGCTGTCGGCGTTCGATCCGCGGTCACGGGATGCGCGCATCCACTCGTCGCTGCGCTTCGCGTTCTGCAGAACGGACGCCCAGATCGACGAGGCCGTGCGCCGCCTGACCTCGGGCCGCTAA
- a CDS encoding TetR/AcrR family transcriptional regulator: protein MTNSVTDVTRVLDAAADIIVNDGYDAVTMKSISEKSGYPVSEIETVYDSSGDVLISMLNREFQRIYSSIVDNIERDPRGGLLSRVYLYILTALYERPLARTLFIIDRSALNAIMRNNSSFRYVPQIGVRGELIEALQEAGMVRRDIDAFRLSAVISSFTAGLALTAPHDDLDAVVRGLSDLLARGVDERVDSTEPGKQVFYQWATSLTQPRVEADADSEAD, encoded by the coding sequence ATGACGAACTCCGTAACCGACGTAACCCGAGTCCTTGATGCTGCAGCAGACATCATCGTGAATGACGGCTATGACGCGGTCACCATGAAGTCGATCAGCGAAAAGTCGGGCTACCCGGTGAGCGAGATCGAGACGGTGTACGACTCGAGCGGTGACGTCTTGATCAGCATGCTGAACCGCGAGTTCCAGCGCATCTATTCGAGCATCGTCGACAACATCGAGCGCGACCCCCGCGGAGGGCTGCTGTCGCGGGTGTACCTCTACATCCTCACCGCGCTCTACGAGCGGCCTCTCGCGCGCACGCTCTTCATCATCGACCGCAGCGCGCTCAACGCGATCATGCGCAACAACTCGTCGTTCCGCTACGTGCCCCAGATCGGTGTGCGCGGCGAGCTGATCGAGGCCCTCCAGGAGGCCGGCATGGTTCGGCGGGATATCGACGCGTTCCGACTGTCGGCGGTCATCTCGTCATTCACCGCGGGCCTCGCCCTCACCGCCCCCCACGACGACCTCGACGCGGTTGTGCGCGGTCTCAGCGACCTGCTCGCGCGTGGCGTCGACGAGCGCGTTGACAGCACCGAGCCGGGCAAGCAGGTGTTCTACCAGTGGGCGACGAGCCTCACGCAGCCGCGCGTCGAGGCCGATGCCGACAGCGAGGCCGACTGA
- a CDS encoding S1C family serine protease: MSSTPEQPGAPDPTPAPHVYGPPTSPQSETTAGAPGAATASAEPAQPAEPHEPAHPAHSANPPQRRSLLPVVAALAVGALIGGAAGGGVVAALYGGQSGIITSGGNPTTVTVNNPDNATEVTGVVARAMPSIVTLSVSADNGAAGSGSGVILSDDGYVLTNSHVATLDGATASPTIRVTTHDGRIWNATLVGADPIADLAVVQLEGATGLQPIEFGDSDALNVGDRAIAIGAPLGLRGTVTNGIVSALNRSITVRSSAVPDAPSDMQDDGGGDTDSDEAPPFDFWNFAPPGDAEPQRRPSAPIALSVIQTDAAINPGNSGGALLDSDGRLIGINVAIATAGGTSTAGSIGVGFSIPANFAQRIATELIETGRASHGLLGATVTDASNTATSPVVGALIDQVSPGGPAELAGLRAGDIVTEFNGVPITNRIDLTAQVRVLAGGDDATLVYVRGGQAREVRVTLDELQ; the protein is encoded by the coding sequence ATGAGCAGCACCCCCGAACAGCCCGGCGCACCCGACCCCACGCCCGCCCCCCACGTGTACGGGCCCCCCACCAGCCCGCAGTCAGAGACGACTGCCGGGGCACCGGGCGCTGCGACCGCCAGTGCCGAGCCCGCTCAGCCCGCCGAACCCCACGAGCCTGCGCACCCCGCGCACTCGGCAAACCCCCCGCAACGTCGCTCGCTGCTCCCCGTCGTCGCCGCGCTCGCCGTCGGCGCCCTCATCGGCGGTGCCGCCGGAGGCGGCGTTGTCGCCGCCCTCTACGGCGGCCAGTCCGGCATCATCACCAGCGGCGGCAACCCCACCACCGTCACCGTCAACAACCCCGACAACGCCACCGAGGTGACGGGCGTCGTCGCGCGCGCCATGCCCTCCATCGTGACCCTCAGCGTCAGCGCCGACAACGGCGCCGCCGGCAGCGGCTCCGGCGTGATCCTCAGCGACGACGGCTACGTGCTCACCAACTCGCACGTCGCCACCCTCGATGGCGCGACCGCCAGCCCGACCATCCGGGTCACCACCCACGACGGCCGCATCTGGAACGCCACCCTCGTCGGCGCCGACCCGATCGCCGACCTCGCCGTCGTGCAACTCGAGGGTGCGACCGGTCTGCAGCCCATCGAATTCGGCGACTCCGACGCGCTCAACGTCGGCGACCGTGCCATCGCCATCGGCGCACCGCTCGGGCTGAGAGGCACCGTCACCAACGGCATCGTGTCAGCCCTCAACCGCTCGATCACCGTGCGCTCGTCTGCGGTGCCCGACGCCCCCTCCGACATGCAAGACGACGGCGGCGGCGACACCGACAGCGACGAGGCCCCGCCCTTCGACTTCTGGAACTTCGCACCCCCCGGCGACGCCGAACCCCAGCGCCGCCCCAGCGCGCCGATCGCCCTGAGCGTCATCCAGACCGATGCCGCCATCAACCCCGGCAACTCCGGCGGTGCCCTCCTCGACAGCGACGGGCGCCTCATCGGCATCAACGTCGCCATCGCCACCGCGGGAGGAACGTCCACAGCCGGCAGCATCGGCGTCGGCTTCTCAATCCCCGCCAACTTCGCCCAGCGCATCGCCACCGAGCTCATCGAAACCGGCCGCGCAAGCCACGGGCTGCTCGGCGCCACCGTCACCGACGCATCCAACACGGCAACAAGCCCGGTGGTCGGAGCGCTCATCGACCAGGTGAGCCCCGGCGGCCCAGCCGAACTCGCGGGCCTCCGCGCCGGCGACATCGTCACCGAATTCAACGGCGTGCCCATCACCAACCGCATCGACCTCACCGCGCAGGTGCGGGTGCTCGCAGGAGGCGACGACGCGACACTCGTCTACGTGCGCGGCGGTCAGGCGCGCGAAGTGCGTGTCACCCTCGACGAACTGCAGTAG
- a CDS encoding glycosyltransferase family 2 protein: MGGPDTQRSGVSYVMPVYNEIAYIDDAIDSVLAQQYDGPTELVLALGPSTDGTSERVRQRADADPRIRIVDNPDMAIPIGLNRAIRASRYPIVVRVDAHTELSEGYTATGVATLERTGAVSVGGVMVANGRTTFQRAVARAYNSPLGLGGASYHTGGEEGPAESAYLGIMRRDELLDIGLYDEEINRGEDWELNKRLRDAGHIVWLDPALRVTYWPRDTWRKLARQFHATGLWRGELVRRAGGRSPLRYYAPPALVAASALSLLGLIALALGLLAPDTGPVALAVITAPTALYLLLLLSLIVAPLGGSTLRDRLAFVGVIATMHFAWGAGFIGGALFGARGSVDRSRTES, from the coding sequence ATGGGCGGGCCCGACACACAGCGCAGCGGCGTGAGTTACGTGATGCCGGTGTACAACGAGATCGCCTACATCGACGACGCGATCGACAGTGTGCTCGCCCAGCAGTACGACGGGCCCACCGAGCTGGTGCTCGCGCTCGGTCCGTCCACCGACGGGACCAGTGAGCGTGTCCGCCAGCGCGCCGACGCCGACCCGCGCATCCGCATCGTCGACAACCCCGACATGGCGATCCCGATCGGGCTCAACCGGGCGATTCGCGCATCCCGTTACCCGATCGTCGTGCGCGTCGACGCGCACACGGAGCTGAGCGAGGGGTACACCGCGACCGGCGTCGCCACACTCGAGCGCACCGGTGCCGTCAGCGTGGGCGGCGTCATGGTCGCGAACGGCCGCACCACGTTCCAGCGCGCCGTCGCCCGCGCCTACAACAGCCCGCTCGGTCTCGGCGGCGCGAGCTACCACACGGGCGGCGAGGAGGGGCCGGCAGAGAGCGCCTACCTCGGCATCATGCGCCGCGACGAGCTACTCGACATTGGACTGTATGACGAAGAGATCAACCGCGGCGAAGACTGGGAACTTAACAAGCGACTCCGCGACGCGGGCCACATCGTCTGGCTCGACCCCGCCCTCCGCGTCACCTACTGGCCGCGCGACACGTGGCGGAAGCTGGCGCGCCAGTTCCACGCGACGGGCCTCTGGCGCGGAGAACTCGTGCGGCGCGCCGGCGGTCGCAGCCCGCTGCGCTACTACGCGCCGCCCGCCCTCGTCGCCGCCAGCGCGCTCAGCCTGCTCGGGCTCATCGCTCTCGCTCTCGGCCTGCTCGCCCCCGACACCGGGCCCGTCGCCCTCGCGGTGATCACCGCGCCGACGGCGCTCTACCTGCTGTTACTGCTCAGCCTCATCGTCGCGCCGCTCGGCGGATCCACCCTGCGTGACCGGCTCGCGTTCGTCGGCGTCATCGCCACGATGCACTTCGCGTGGGGTGCCGGCTTCATTGGCGGAGCGTTGTTCGGCGCGCGCGGCTCGGTTGACCGGTCGCGCACCGAATCCTGA
- a CDS encoding CDP-glycerol glycerophosphotransferase family protein: MARFTFSAGNARVLARAPLYAAGWLAAAVVPRSSRRWVYGSGIGLGEGALALYDAAVTRADGADHLWLASSATERDEARARGMRSELKRGPRGLWATLRARVVVITHGAGDVNRFGTRGATVVQLWHGIPLKRLHLDTSAALSLPLVGSLPGARRLMAALYRRAGRGISLFPVASELVATRIRSAFGIPAERVVALGEPRDDVLTTGDAESRRRDARGRIEAAIGALPAGSVVLYAPTWRDGALDPAIPSDEEWAAIAAWCERTDTTLLVRSHPLGAGSYAGGPALSARVRLIGRDVIADVTPIIPALDAIVTDYSSIAFDGAIAGVPSVFFAPDVATYLATRGLYMPYAEFTGGRHVTSWRATLDQLDQLRDARTPFAHTVAEHTRWLRDEHVDHPAGGATVRVLEAIDALVAGRPVPAPPLPDSRPAVTIDRITLDGDALRLEGSSEVELESLAAVGPRMRLEANMMTRDGRLSVSIPLVRERWGRTGLAPVSGTYRLQWRAANAVHESGRVAVTTVPPSPLTTGLMRCDVASESGGLVVRVAAPLTDDERAPGAQRQRERAYRRARPTPENAVMFESFYSQSAACNPLAIDRELAARRPDVPRYWSVVDRSVAVPDGAIAVVEGSDEWWRVRAAARLIVVNDWMRKRWKPRPHQRVLQTWHGTMLKRLALDRDGVGLRTRLAVRRESRRWDVLLAQNDYAAEIFRRAYAFTGPLWVEGYPRDDVLVSDDREAIRRRIGLRPGQRAVLYAPTWRDDADDIVDYLDLPSIAPALDGTIGIDHVVLVRGHSRTLRGGADRRAPGLIDVTTYPDMSELLVAADVIVTDYSSIMFDAITTEAPLVLFTPDLEKYREQLRGFYFDVTADFPGPTATDRDTLLSVLAGLSRGEHPDATVWRRRRAEWRARFAPLDDGHASARVVNRIFAEGMLD; this comes from the coding sequence ATGGCCCGCTTCACGTTCAGCGCCGGCAACGCCCGGGTGCTCGCCCGCGCTCCGCTCTACGCGGCGGGCTGGCTCGCGGCCGCCGTCGTGCCCCGCTCATCGAGACGGTGGGTGTACGGCAGCGGCATCGGTCTCGGCGAGGGCGCTCTCGCTCTCTACGACGCGGCCGTCACCCGTGCCGACGGCGCTGACCACCTGTGGCTCGCCTCGTCCGCGACGGAGCGCGACGAGGCGCGCGCCCGCGGCATGCGCAGCGAACTCAAGCGCGGACCGCGCGGTCTCTGGGCAACCCTGCGCGCCCGCGTCGTCGTCATCACTCACGGCGCCGGCGACGTCAACCGTTTCGGCACGCGCGGCGCCACCGTGGTGCAGCTCTGGCACGGCATCCCGCTGAAACGACTGCACCTCGATACCTCAGCAGCACTAAGCCTCCCCCTCGTCGGGTCGCTGCCCGGGGCGCGGCGGCTCATGGCGGCGCTCTACCGGCGCGCCGGGCGCGGGATCTCGCTGTTTCCGGTGGCGTCCGAGCTGGTGGCCACGCGCATCCGCAGTGCCTTTGGTATTCCAGCCGAGCGGGTCGTCGCGCTCGGCGAGCCGCGCGACGACGTGCTCACAACGGGCGATGCCGAATCTCGACGACGGGATGCGCGCGGCCGAATCGAGGCCGCCATCGGCGCGTTGCCGGCCGGCTCGGTCGTGCTCTACGCGCCGACGTGGCGCGACGGCGCGCTCGACCCAGCGATCCCGAGCGACGAGGAGTGGGCGGCGATCGCGGCGTGGTGCGAGAGGACCGACACGACACTGCTCGTGCGATCGCATCCGCTGGGAGCAGGCTCATACGCCGGCGGCCCCGCGCTGAGTGCGAGGGTTCGGCTGATCGGACGCGACGTCATCGCGGACGTCACCCCGATCATCCCCGCGCTCGACGCGATCGTCACCGATTACTCGTCGATTGCGTTCGACGGCGCGATCGCGGGCGTGCCGAGCGTGTTCTTCGCCCCCGACGTCGCGACGTACCTCGCGACCCGTGGCCTGTACATGCCCTACGCGGAATTCACCGGCGGCCGCCATGTCACTAGCTGGCGGGCGACGCTCGACCAGCTCGATCAGCTTCGGGATGCACGCACTCCTTTCGCGCACACCGTCGCCGAGCACACGCGCTGGCTGCGCGACGAGCACGTTGATCACCCGGCAGGTGGGGCGACAGTGCGCGTGCTGGAGGCGATTGACGCGCTGGTCGCGGGCCGACCGGTACCGGCCCCGCCGCTGCCCGACTCACGGCCCGCCGTGACCATCGACCGCATCACGCTCGACGGCGACGCTCTACGCCTCGAGGGGTCGAGCGAGGTCGAACTCGAGTCGCTCGCAGCGGTTGGGCCGCGCATGCGTCTCGAGGCGAACATGATGACCCGTGATGGGCGTCTGAGTGTGTCGATTCCGCTCGTTCGTGAGCGGTGGGGCCGAACCGGGCTAGCCCCGGTCAGCGGCACCTATCGGCTGCAGTGGCGGGCCGCGAACGCGGTGCACGAGTCGGGGCGGGTCGCGGTGACCACCGTCCCGCCGTCGCCGCTCACGACGGGCCTGATGCGGTGCGACGTTGCCAGCGAGTCGGGTGGCCTCGTCGTCCGTGTCGCCGCGCCACTCACCGACGACGAGCGCGCCCCCGGAGCGCAACGTCAGCGCGAGCGCGCCTACCGCCGCGCCCGGCCGACCCCCGAGAACGCGGTCATGTTCGAGAGCTTCTACTCGCAGTCAGCCGCCTGCAATCCGCTCGCGATCGACCGCGAGCTCGCGGCCCGCCGCCCCGACGTCCCCCGCTACTGGAGCGTGGTGGACCGCTCGGTGGCCGTTCCCGACGGCGCGATCGCCGTCGTGGAGGGTTCAGACGAGTGGTGGCGCGTGCGCGCGGCAGCGCGGCTCATCGTCGTCAACGACTGGATGCGCAAACGCTGGAAGCCCCGCCCCCACCAACGCGTGCTGCAGACCTGGCACGGCACGATGCTGAAGCGCTTGGCACTCGACAGGGACGGCGTTGGGCTGCGCACCCGGCTGGCCGTGCGACGCGAGTCACGACGGTGGGACGTCCTGCTCGCCCAAAACGACTACGCCGCCGAGATCTTTCGCCGCGCCTACGCCTTCACCGGGCCTTTATGGGTGGAGGGCTATCCGCGCGACGACGTGCTCGTCTCAGACGACCGCGAGGCGATTCGGCGCCGGATCGGCCTCAGACCGGGTCAGCGCGCCGTGCTGTACGCCCCGACGTGGCGCGATGACGCCGACGACATCGTCGACTACCTCGACCTGCCGAGCATCGCCCCGGCACTGGATGGCACGATCGGCATCGACCATGTGGTGCTGGTGCGCGGGCACAGCCGCACCCTGCGCGGGGGTGCCGACCGGCGCGCGCCCGGCCTCATCGACGTCACCACCTACCCCGACATGAGCGAGCTCCTCGTCGCCGCCGACGTCATTGTCACCGACTACTCGTCGATCATGTTCGACGCGATCACGACGGAGGCGCCGCTCGTGCTTTTTACCCCCGACCTTGAGAAGTACCGCGAACAGTTGCGCGGCTTCTACTTCGACGTCACGGCCGACTTCCCCGGCCCGACCGCGACGGACCGCGACACGTTGCTGTCGGTGCTGGCGGGGTTGTCGCGGGGCGAGCATCCCGATGCGACCGTGTGGAGGCGTCGCCGCGCCGAATGGCGCGCGCGCTTCGCCCCGCTCGATGACGGCCACGCATCCGCGCGCGTCGTCAACCGCATCTTCGCCGAGGGGATGCTCGACTGA
- a CDS encoding CDP-glycerol glycerophosphotransferase family protein codes for MNVGEQLKTARRVISRLLRQRRNRLLMDKRMAEVDLTLPNDVEVAVYFADGVVNLYQVRQWFAPLAELAKTRRVAIITRSPGATLALLDESPVPVAYCRTVLDLEQFVAQNPTRIVMYVNQNAKNFQMFRYGRMWHVFINHGESDKMYMTTNQYKAYDYAFIAGQAAHDRLSKVLWGYDLETRALRIGRPQADHFAGELPYTPDDRTVVLYAPTWEGDRPAASYGSIASHGEAIVSALLATGRHRVIYRPHPRSGVLDRDYGQAHRRIVQAIEQANASDPAAQHIFDDGPSLGWQLAAADVAICDISAMIYDRLATGKPLLVTRPLSADALVDTGGYLSACEWLTADAASEVVPALDRVLTDADAHAALQHWASHYFGDTTPGAATARFHAAIDQLIDEWHAAEREHRSDPVVLGTEHDADDPLDDEALSGRAVV; via the coding sequence GTGAACGTGGGGGAACAGCTGAAAACCGCGCGCCGGGTGATCTCCCGGTTGCTTCGGCAGCGCCGCAATCGCCTGCTGATGGACAAGCGCATGGCGGAGGTCGACCTGACCCTGCCGAACGACGTCGAGGTCGCCGTCTACTTCGCCGACGGTGTCGTCAACCTCTACCAGGTGCGCCAGTGGTTCGCGCCCCTCGCCGAGCTCGCGAAGACTCGTCGGGTCGCGATCATCACGCGCAGCCCCGGCGCCACCCTCGCTCTGCTCGATGAAAGCCCGGTGCCCGTCGCGTACTGCCGCACCGTGCTCGACCTCGAGCAGTTCGTGGCGCAGAATCCGACGCGCATCGTGATGTACGTCAACCAGAACGCCAAGAACTTCCAGATGTTCCGCTACGGACGCATGTGGCACGTGTTCATCAACCACGGCGAGTCCGACAAGATGTACATGACCACCAACCAGTACAAGGCGTACGACTACGCGTTCATCGCCGGCCAGGCCGCGCACGACCGCCTGAGCAAGGTGCTCTGGGGGTACGACCTCGAGACGCGGGCCCTGCGCATCGGCCGCCCCCAGGCTGATCACTTCGCGGGAGAGCTTCCCTACACGCCCGACGATCGAACCGTCGTGCTGTACGCGCCCACGTGGGAGGGCGATCGCCCCGCAGCCTCGTACGGCTCGATCGCCAGCCACGGTGAGGCGATCGTGTCGGCGCTGCTCGCCACGGGTCGCCACCGCGTGATTTACCGGCCGCACCCGCGAAGCGGCGTGCTCGACCGTGACTACGGCCAGGCCCACCGCCGCATCGTGCAGGCGATCGAGCAGGCGAACGCGAGCGACCCGGCCGCGCAGCACATCTTCGACGACGGACCAAGCCTCGGCTGGCAGCTCGCTGCCGCTGACGTCGCGATCTGCGACATCTCGGCGATGATCTACGACCGCCTGGCGACGGGAAAGCCCCTGCTCGTGACGAGGCCGCTATCGGCGGATGCTCTCGTCGACACGGGCGGGTACCTTTCGGCATGCGAGTGGCTGACCGCCGACGCGGCATCGGAGGTCGTTCCGGCGCTTGACCGTGTGCTCACCGACGCCGACGCACACGCCGCACTGCAGCACTGGGCGTCGCACTACTTCGGCGACACGACGCCAGGGGCTGCGACCGCACGCTTCCACGCGGCGATCGATCAGCTGATCGACGAGTGGCACGCGGCTGAACGCGAGCACCGCAGCGACCCGGTCGTGCTGGGCACCGAGCACGACGCCGACGACCCGCTCGACGACGAAGCGCTCAGCGGCCGAGCCGTCGTCTAG